Proteins encoded together in one Mus caroli chromosome 4, CAROLI_EIJ_v1.1, whole genome shotgun sequence window:
- the Clstn1 gene encoding calsyntenin-1 has protein sequence MLRRPAPALAPAVRLLLAGLLCGGGVWAARVNKHKPWLEPTYHGIITENDNTVLLDPPLIALDKDSPLRFAESFEVTVTKEGEICGFKIHGQNVPFDAVVVDKSTGEGIIRSKEKLDCELQKDYTFTIQAYDCGKGPDGTGVKKSHKATVHIQVNDVNEYAPVFKEKSYKAAVVEGKQHGSILRVEAVDADCSPQFSQICSYEILTPDVPFTVDKDGYIKNTEKLNYGKEHQYKLTVTAYDCGKKRATEDVLVKISVKPTCSPGWQGWSSRIEYEPGTGALAVFPSIHLETCDEPVASVQATVELETSHIGKGCDRDTYSEKSLHRLCGAAAGTSELLPSPSSSFNWTVGLPTDNGHDSDQVFEFNGTQAVRIPDGVVTLDPKEPFTISVWMRHGPFGRKKETILCSSDKTDMNRHHYSLYVHGCRLVFLLRQDPSEEKKYRPAEFHWKLNQVCDEDWHHFVLNVEVPSVTLYVDGIPHEPFSVTEDYPLHPTKIETQLVVGACWQEYSGVESGNETEPATMASAGGDLHMTQFFRGNLAGLTVRSGKLADKKVIDCLYTCKEGLDLQVPEDANSGVQIQASSSQAVLTLEGDNVGELDKAMQHISYLNSRQFPTPGIRRLKITSTVKCFNEAACIEVPPVEGYVMVLQPEEPKISLSGVHHFARAASEFESAEGISLFPELRIISTITREVEPEADGSEDPTVQESLVSEEIVHDLDTCEVTVEGEELNAEQESLEVDVTRLQQKGIEASHSDLGVVFTGVETMASYEEVLHLLRYRNWHTRSLLDRKFKLICSELNGRYLSNEFKVEVNVIHTANPVEHANHMAAQPQFVHPEHRSFVDLSGHNLANPHPFAVVPSTATVVIVVCVSFLVFMIILGVFRIRAAHQRTMRDQDTGKENEMDWDDSALTITVNPMETYEDQHSSEEEEEEEEEEESEDGEEEEDITSAESESSEEEEGGPGDGQNATRQLEWDDSTLSY, from the exons AGAGTTTTGAGGTGACAGTCACCAAAGAAG GTGAGATTTGTGGCTTTAAAATTCACGGGCAGAATGTCCCCTTTGATGCCGTGGTAGTGGATAAGTCCACGGGTGAGGGAATAATCCGCTCAAAAGAGAAACTGGACTGTGAACTACAGAAAGACTACACATTCACCATCCAGGCCTACGACTGCGGGAAGGGCCCCGATGGCACCGGTGTGAAAAAGTCTCACAA AGCGACCGTGCACATCCAGGTGAACGACGTGAATGAGTACGCCCCCGTGTTCAAGGAGAAGTCGTACAAGGCGGCCGTGGTGGAGGGCAAGCAGCACGGCAGCATCCTCAGGGTGGAGGCTGTGGACGCAGACTGCTCCCCGCAGTTCAGCCAGATCTGCAGCTACGAGATTCTCACCCCAGACGTGCCGTTCACTGTGGACAAAGACG GTTATATTAAGAACACAGAGAAGCTAAACTATGGCAAAGAGCATCAGTATAAGCTCACGGTCACAGCCTACGACTGTGGGAAGAAAAGAGCCACCGAGGACGTCCTAGTGAAGATAAGTGTCAAGCCCACCTGCAGCCCCGGGTGGCAAG GCTGGAGCAGCAGAATTGAGTATGAGCCCGGCACGGGTGCTTTGGCTGTCTTCCCGAGCATCCACTTGGAGACCTGTGATGAGCCTGTTGCCTCTGTGCAGGCCACGGTGGAGCTGGAGACCAGCCACATAGGGAAAGGCTGCGACCGAGATACCTACTCTGAGAAGTCCCTTCACCGGCTCTGTG GGGCTGCTGCCGGCACCTCAGAGCTGCTCCCGTCCCCCAGTAGCTCCTTCAACTGGACTGTGGGCCTCCCCACCGACAACGGCCATGACAGTGACCAGGTCTTTGAGTTCAACGGCACGCAGGCGGTGAGGATTCCAGACGGCGTTGTGACCCTTGACCCTAAAGAACCCTTTACAATCTCCGTGTGGATGCGGCATGGGCCGTTTGGCCGGAAGAAGGAGACAATTCTCTGCAGTTCAGATAAAACAG ATATGAACCGACACCATTATTCGCTCTACGTCCACGGGTGCAGGCTAGTTTTCCTCCTCCGTCAGGACCCATCTGAGGAGAAGAAATACAGGCCCGCGGAGTTCCACTGGAAGCTGAACCAA GTCTGTGATGAGGACTGGCACCACTTTGTCCTCAATGTGGAAGTCCCAAGTGTGACTCTCTACGTGGACGGCATCCCTCATGAGCCCTTCTCTGTGACAGAGGACTACCCGCTTCATCCAACCAAAATAGAGACTCAGCTTGTGGTCGGAGCTTGCTGGCAAG AGTATTCAGGAGTGGAGAGTGGCAATGAGACTGAGCCTGCGACGATGGCCTCTGCAG gTGGCGACCTGCACATGACACAGTTTTTCCGAGGtaacctggctggcctcacaGTCCGTTCTGGGAAACTGGCGGATAAGAAGGTGATTGACTGTCTGTACACCTGCAAGGAGGGGCTGGACCTGCAGGTCCCTGAAGATGCCAACAGCGGCGTGCAG ATCCAAGCAAGCTCCAGCCAGGCGGTCTTGACCTTGGAGGGAGACAACGTTGGAGAGCTGGATAAGGCTATGCAGCACATTTCCTACCTTAACTCAAGGCAGTTCCCTACACCGGGCATCCGCAGGCTCAAAATCACCAGCACTGTCAA ATGTTTTAACGAGGCGGCTTGCATCGAGGTGCCCCCGGTGGAGGGCTACGTGATGGTTTTGCAGCCGGAAGAGCCTAAGATCAGCCTGAGTGGCGTCCACCACTTTGCCCGAGCAGCTTCTGAGTTTGAGAGTGCAGAGGGTATTTCCCTCTTCCCTGAGCTGAGAATCATCAGCACCATCACCAGAGAGGTGGAGCCCGAGGCAGATGGGTCTGAGGACCCCACAG tgcaagAATCCCTGGTGTCAGAGGAAATTGTGCATGACCTGGACACCTGTGAGGTCACGGTGGAAGGGGAGGAGCTGAATGCAGAGCAGGAAAGCCTGGAGGTAGATGTGACCCGCCTCCAGCAGAAGGGCATCGAAGCGAGCCACTCTGACCTGGGTGTGGTCTTCACAg GCGTGGAGACCATGGCAAGCTACGAGGAGGTTTTGCACCTCCTGCGCTATCGGAATTGGCACACCAGGTCCCTGCTGGATCGCAAGTTCAAGCTCATTTGCTCAGAACTAAATGGTCGCTACCTCAGCAATGAGTTCAAGGTGGAG GTGAATGTGATCCACACAGCCAACCCCGTGGAACACGCCAACCACATGGCTGCCCAGCCACAGTTCGTCCACCCTGAACACCGATCCTTTGTGGACCTGTCTGGTCACAACCTGGCCAATCCTCACCCGTTTGCAG TTGTCCCCAGCACGGCGACGGTGGTGATTGTGGTGTGTGTCAGCTTCCTGGTTTTCATGATCATCCTGGGGGTGTTTCGGATCCGGGCTGCACATCAGCGAACGATGAGGGACCAGGACACAGGGAAGGAGAATGAGATGGACTGGGACGACTCTGCCTTGACCATCACCGTCAACCCCATGGAG ACGTATGAGGACCAGCAcagcagtgaggaggaggaagaggaggaggaggaggaggagagcgaagatggggaggaagaagaagacatcACCAGTGCCGAGTCTGAgagcagtgaggaggaggaaggcggCCCCGGGGATGGCCAGAATGCCACCCGACAGCTGGAATGGGATGACTCCACACTCAGCTACTAA